One segment of Chionomys nivalis chromosome 1, mChiNiv1.1, whole genome shotgun sequence DNA contains the following:
- the Smim10l1 gene encoding small integral membrane protein 10-like protein 1, which produces MAPADVPSALALTALGPAAATPYCAFCKGLSRTLLAFFELAWQLRTNFPYFYIAGSVILNIRLQVHI; this is translated from the coding sequence ATGGCCCCCGCCGACGTCCCGTCCGCCCTGGCGCTCACGGCCTTGGGCCCCGCGGCCGCCACCCCGTACTGTGCCTTCTGCAAGGGGCTCTCCCGGACCCTGCTCGCCTTCTTCGAGCTGGCCTGGCAGCTGCGCACGAACTTCCCGTACTTCTACATCGCCGGCTCGGTGATCCTCAACATCCGCCTGCAGGTACACATTTAG